A stretch of Saccharothrix texasensis DNA encodes these proteins:
- a CDS encoding helix-turn-helix domain-containing protein gives MSLEAITWALNRAPIPRDRRDASSLAVVLLGLANHADPFGRNAFPAVSTLVRYTRLSERSVQYALRSLEELELIGPSDPEIVAAYVKRSDRRPRGWDLAVHRSEGAVDNSADGVQSLRPANGHGVQTPRYGVQTATSRGASTAPDPSLNRPKNRPSPSAPGGRSAVPAECGGCDARPGDPISARVVWLDEDRTRSTPCPRCAPARSGGAR, from the coding sequence GTGAGCCTCGAAGCGATCACGTGGGCGCTGAACCGCGCCCCGATCCCCCGCGACCGTCGCGACGCCTCGTCGCTGGCCGTCGTCCTGTTGGGTCTGGCGAACCACGCCGATCCGTTCGGGCGCAACGCTTTCCCCGCCGTCTCCACCCTCGTCCGGTACACGAGGCTGTCGGAGCGGTCGGTCCAGTACGCGCTGCGCTCCCTGGAGGAGCTGGAGCTGATCGGCCCGTCCGACCCGGAAATCGTCGCCGCGTACGTGAAGCGCTCCGACCGTCGGCCGCGCGGCTGGGACCTCGCGGTGCACCGCTCCGAGGGGGCTGTGGACAACTCGGCCGACGGGGTGCAGAGTCTGCGCCCCGCTAACGGGCACGGGGTGCAAACTCCGCGCTACGGGGTGCAAACAGCGACCTCACGGGGTGCAAGCACTGCACCCGATCCTTCCCTTAACCGTCCAAAGAACCGCCCTTCGCCGAGCGCGCCCGGTGGGCGCTCGGCGGTCCCGGCGGAGTGCGGCGGTTGCGACGCCCGCCCCGGCGACCCGATCAGCGCCCGCGTGGTGTGGCTGGACGAGGACCGCACCCGGTCCACGCCGTGCCCGCGCTGCGCCCCGGCCCGGTCGGGGGGTGCCCGATGA
- a CDS encoding cell division protein FtsK gives MAERAHQEREELDEMGGELIPFPSTEPPTGGPRPVTPAGAGEVEPKVFDAELLADEPPAESAWPVKPDTDGGGEGWSRRAGRVAARAAWQVGRGHAVLGRRALDAVVHGAIREQIRRAREVGDSEALAVWTDKLLAVKAARHQRVRELPRTLRSVLVVVLVAVVALLGLATLMGVALQLDTGGWDWRTWWSFLAGVGDVLVTLAVVAIHAVVWGAAPAWLLAAWRAGRAGGTLPTWAVAPGLREEPSAIVTPGGIAQALAHLGIAPLNKALKDGWSVEFATPPVRVNNRGYQAVLSLPMGVTPDMIVDKRAVLARNLHRDPVEVWPSAHERAGFVDLWVADTGSTTKAAPEYPLLHAGTGDVFAGVPLGVSQRGDVIAPPLVESNIVFGGMMGQGKSNAARVMMLGAALDPLAELWVFVFAGNGDFDAYTPRLARYRRGTGDDVAEAALDSLRELYDEVGRREARLAELGAKKVTRGLAEKHPDLRPIVALFSECHELFGHEEHGKPAADHAVQILRRARKTAITLGFDTQSSRADAIPPKIVELVRLNACFAVKTWRSNDGFLGDGSFQAGIRATELRPGKDRGTSLLTGATSERFEILRSFFVPVDDDAGWDAATDVIARAMRHVHTAVAVGGNARPVAPAARDLLEDLDAVLNTDPVPAADVPALLAHHAPDWQPYRTLTGKALVARLATLGVKVPSTGNRWPVRPEAVRAALARAATADLDDEPE, from the coding sequence GTGGCTGAACGTGCACACCAGGAGCGGGAGGAGTTGGACGAGATGGGCGGCGAGTTGATCCCGTTCCCGAGCACCGAGCCGCCCACTGGCGGGCCGAGGCCGGTCACGCCGGCCGGGGCTGGCGAGGTCGAGCCGAAGGTGTTCGACGCCGAGCTGCTGGCCGACGAGCCACCCGCCGAGTCGGCGTGGCCGGTGAAGCCCGACACCGACGGCGGCGGTGAGGGGTGGTCCCGCCGCGCCGGGCGCGTGGCGGCGCGGGCGGCGTGGCAGGTCGGCCGGGGTCACGCGGTGCTCGGGCGTCGCGCGTTGGACGCGGTCGTCCACGGCGCGATCCGGGAGCAGATCCGCCGGGCGCGCGAGGTCGGGGACTCCGAGGCGCTGGCCGTGTGGACGGACAAGCTGCTGGCGGTGAAGGCCGCCCGTCACCAGCGGGTACGCGAGCTGCCCCGCACCCTGCGCAGCGTGCTGGTGGTCGTGCTGGTCGCGGTCGTCGCGCTGCTCGGGCTGGCCACGCTGATGGGCGTGGCGCTCCAGCTCGACACGGGCGGCTGGGACTGGCGCACCTGGTGGTCGTTCCTGGCCGGCGTCGGCGACGTGCTGGTGACCCTGGCCGTCGTCGCGATCCACGCCGTGGTGTGGGGCGCGGCCCCGGCCTGGCTGCTCGCCGCGTGGCGCGCGGGCCGCGCCGGCGGCACCCTCCCGACGTGGGCGGTCGCCCCGGGACTGCGCGAGGAGCCCAGCGCGATCGTCACCCCCGGCGGCATCGCGCAGGCCCTGGCCCACCTGGGCATCGCCCCGCTGAACAAGGCCCTCAAGGACGGCTGGAGCGTCGAGTTCGCCACCCCGCCCGTGCGGGTCAACAACCGGGGCTACCAGGCCGTGCTCAGCCTGCCGATGGGCGTCACCCCGGACATGATCGTCGACAAGCGCGCCGTGCTGGCCCGCAACCTGCACCGCGACCCGGTCGAGGTGTGGCCCTCCGCGCACGAGCGCGCCGGGTTCGTGGACCTGTGGGTCGCCGACACAGGCTCCACCACCAAGGCCGCCCCGGAGTACCCGCTGCTGCACGCGGGAACGGGCGACGTGTTCGCCGGCGTCCCGCTCGGGGTCTCGCAGCGCGGCGACGTCATCGCCCCGCCGCTGGTCGAGTCCAACATCGTCTTCGGCGGCATGATGGGCCAGGGCAAGTCTAACGCCGCCCGGGTGATGATGCTTGGCGCGGCGCTGGACCCGCTCGCCGAGCTGTGGGTGTTCGTCTTCGCCGGCAACGGCGACTTCGACGCCTACACCCCCAGGCTGGCCCGCTACCGGCGCGGCACGGGCGACGACGTCGCCGAGGCCGCCCTGGACTCGCTGCGCGAGCTGTACGACGAGGTCGGCCGGCGCGAGGCGCGGCTGGCGGAGTTGGGCGCGAAGAAGGTCACCCGCGGGCTGGCGGAGAAGCACCCGGACCTGCGGCCGATCGTGGCGCTGTTCTCCGAGTGCCACGAGCTGTTCGGGCACGAGGAGCACGGCAAGCCCGCCGCCGACCACGCCGTGCAGATCCTGCGCCGCGCCCGCAAGACCGCGATCACCCTCGGCTTCGACACCCAGTCCAGCCGCGCCGACGCCATCCCGCCCAAGATCGTGGAGCTGGTCCGGCTCAACGCCTGCTTCGCGGTCAAGACGTGGCGCTCCAACGACGGCTTCCTCGGCGACGGCTCGTTCCAGGCCGGCATCCGCGCCACCGAGCTGCGCCCCGGCAAGGACCGGGGCACCTCGCTGCTGACCGGCGCGACCAGCGAACGCTTCGAGATCCTGCGCTCGTTCTTCGTGCCCGTGGACGACGACGCCGGCTGGGACGCCGCCACCGACGTCATCGCCCGCGCCATGCGGCACGTGCACACCGCCGTCGCCGTCGGCGGCAACGCACGCCCCGTCGCGCCCGCCGCCCGAGACCTGCTGGAGGACTTGGACGCGGTGCTCAACACCGACCCCGTCCCGGCCGCCGACGTGCCCGCCCTGCTCGCCCACCACGCCCCCGACTGGCAGCCCTACCGCACCCTCACCGGCAAAGCCCTCGTCGCACGCCTCGCCACGCTCGGCGTGAAGGTCCCCAGCACCGGCAACCGCTGGCCCGTCCGCCCCGAAGCCGTCCGCGCAGCCCTCGCCCGCGCCGCCACCGCCGACCTCGACGACGAGCCCGAATGA
- a CDS encoding pentapeptide repeat-containing protein, translated as MVAVLVAAATVAALVVLWRWIDGLALADADKRATAQLDALKLAASIVVGGGGLFALYLAVRRQRTQEMELDARHAELAQRDRVQAHVEQVADTNRLHAERVADDARVHAEAQRITELYAKSAEQLGSEKAPVRLAGLYALERLAQDNPHQRQTVVNVLCAYLRMPYTLPGDPPAEDADEQTRARYAERVQEREVRLTAQRILAAHLRIPRGYSTPKIETFWPHIDLDLTGATLVNFDLSECELHDASFVGALFVGEAKFTNAEFVKSVEFNGAAFFGNAGFDGAKFGGYARFGQVRFGGIAAFGGAQFGASAWFDGATFVGCSQFERAKFTSTAGFDDVVFVETAGFRDVAFNEDAHFYKAVFVGSVADDGFLWFHGTAWFNGAKFAGDVVFDEAVIGHKMPDPSYWPDGWRPTDEHGPIEGRKGTWHRLVAVSSDTADEDGDEPTSTS; from the coding sequence GTGGTCGCGGTGCTCGTGGCAGCCGCCACCGTGGCCGCGCTGGTGGTGCTGTGGCGATGGATCGACGGCCTCGCCTTGGCTGACGCCGACAAGCGGGCGACCGCGCAGCTCGACGCGCTGAAGCTCGCCGCGTCGATCGTCGTGGGTGGCGGCGGGCTGTTCGCCCTGTACCTGGCCGTCCGCCGGCAGCGCACGCAGGAGATGGAGTTGGACGCCCGGCACGCCGAGCTGGCTCAACGGGACCGGGTGCAGGCCCACGTCGAGCAGGTCGCCGACACCAACCGGCTGCACGCCGAGCGGGTTGCCGACGACGCCCGTGTGCATGCCGAGGCCCAACGCATCACGGAGCTGTACGCCAAGTCCGCCGAACAGCTCGGCTCTGAGAAAGCCCCGGTCCGGTTAGCCGGGCTGTACGCCCTGGAGCGGCTGGCGCAGGACAATCCGCACCAGCGGCAGACGGTGGTCAACGTGCTCTGCGCCTACCTGCGGATGCCGTACACACTGCCCGGTGATCCGCCCGCCGAGGACGCCGACGAGCAGACCCGTGCCCGCTACGCCGAGCGGGTGCAGGAGCGCGAAGTGCGGCTCACCGCCCAACGCATCCTCGCCGCACACCTGCGCATTCCACGGGGCTACTCCACCCCGAAAATCGAAACTTTCTGGCCACACATTGACTTAGACCTCACCGGCGCTACTCTCGTGAACTTCGATCTGTCGGAATGTGAACTTCACGATGCATCGTTCGTTGGAGCGCTGTTCGTCGGAGAGGCGAAGTTCACTAATGCGGAGTTTGTCAAGAGTGTAGAATTTAATGGCGCGGCGTTTTTCGGAAATGCGGGTTTTGACGGCGCGAAGTTTGGCGGGTACGCCCGATTCGGTCAGGTGAGGTTCGGCGGAATCGCAGCGTTCGGCGGCGCTCAATTCGGTGCGAGTGCCTGGTTCGATGGAGCGACGTTTGTTGGATGTTCTCAGTTCGAACGTGCAAAATTCACCAGTACTGCTGGATTTGACGATGTAGTTTTCGTCGAGACAGCTGGATTTCGCGACGTGGCGTTTAACGAAGATGCCCACTTCTATAAGGCAGTGTTTGTTGGAAGTGTCGCGGATGACGGGTTCCTCTGGTTCCACGGCACTGCCTGGTTTAATGGGGCTAAGTTCGCTGGAGACGTCGTGTTCGACGAGGCTGTAATCGGCCATAAGATGCCGGATCCTTCTTACTGGCCGGACGGGTGGCGACCCACCGACGAGCACGGCCCAATCGAAGGCCGCAAGGGCACCTGGCACCGCCTTGTCGCGGTCAGTTCTGACACCGCGGATGAAGACGGGGACGAGCCGACTAGCACCTCATGA
- a CDS encoding MerR family transcriptional regulator — MTSELVPTGVAAKALGVDRATLVRWWQQGLVTPTLVTAGGHARWDLDELREQLRALRRRDE; from the coding sequence GTGACCAGCGAACTCGTGCCCACGGGTGTGGCCGCGAAGGCGCTCGGCGTCGACCGGGCGACCCTGGTCCGCTGGTGGCAACAGGGCCTCGTCACGCCCACGCTCGTCACGGCGGGCGGCCACGCCCGGTGGGACTTGGACGAGCTGCGCGAGCAGCTTCGGGCGCTGCGCCGACGCGACGAGTAG
- a CDS encoding zinc finger protein — MPRHLWHDGGGLRHAYDTASYPFPPRPGEEITVLCGAEVTLVREDFPQLPEHRKHPTCWECDAAWRRREGLAPRPAVAKR; from the coding sequence ATGCCCCGGCACCTGTGGCACGACGGCGGCGGACTGCGGCACGCCTACGACACGGCGAGCTACCCGTTCCCGCCGCGCCCTGGCGAGGAGATCACCGTCCTGTGCGGGGCGGAGGTCACCCTAGTTCGCGAGGACTTCCCGCAGCTTCCCGAACACCGCAAGCACCCCACCTGCTGGGAGTGCGACGCGGCGTGGAGGCGGAGGGAAGGACTTGCACCGCGCCCGGCCGTCGCCAAGCGGTAG
- a CDS encoding GNAT family N-acetyltransferase, protein MKVEQFKLVHRPLTDPVALAETADGRAVGVVRADFRPEPFNERFGELAGLPGPRCLVNQIAVLPTERRSGIGRLLMHETAQEAHRRRCTNMALIVDWSTSTAERVAFFKQCGLRSLVPTRDDDLYGADVETVLRVTAPV, encoded by the coding sequence ATGAAGGTCGAGCAGTTCAAGCTCGTCCACCGCCCGCTGACCGATCCGGTTGCCCTCGCGGAGACCGCCGACGGGCGCGCCGTCGGGGTGGTTCGGGCCGACTTCCGCCCGGAGCCGTTCAACGAGCGGTTCGGCGAGTTGGCCGGGCTTCCCGGGCCGCGCTGCCTGGTGAACCAGATCGCCGTGTTGCCCACCGAACGCCGGTCGGGCATCGGCAGGCTGCTCATGCACGAGACCGCCCAGGAGGCGCATCGCAGGAGGTGCACCAACATGGCCCTGATAGTCGACTGGTCGACTTCGACGGCGGAGCGGGTCGCGTTCTTCAAACAGTGCGGCCTGCGGTCGCTGGTCCCGACGAGGGACGACGACCTGTATGGCGCGGACGTGGAGACCGTGCTAAGGGTGACCGCCCCGGTGTAG
- a CDS encoding DUF7662 domain-containing protein, with the protein MSKYGPLTRQLAALAAAGREAVEFDFTEVARLVGGLPPTAYDARPWWANSASSQGRSWRDADWHVARVDLERRRVRFERGPAPAGPRRPGSSRQVVALGVETDAADVEVRVRVTWERAGPVRLASSGALVFPTLPRLPGVYRVSLADASGQETSSVYVGETEDLDRRFHHGYRRPGADQQTNQRLHDEMRAHLAKGGAVTVAVATSATIDVKGASGPLSLTRKTARVLAEHAALASIYLDGNAVVINRDKDTG; encoded by the coding sequence TTGAGCAAGTACGGGCCGTTGACCAGGCAGCTCGCCGCGCTGGCCGCTGCCGGCCGCGAAGCGGTGGAGTTCGACTTCACTGAGGTCGCCCGACTTGTGGGCGGTCTGCCACCCACGGCTTACGACGCCCGCCCGTGGTGGGCCAACAGCGCCTCGTCGCAGGGGCGGTCGTGGCGTGACGCCGACTGGCACGTGGCGCGGGTGGACCTCGAACGCCGGCGTGTTCGGTTCGAGCGGGGACCGGCACCTGCCGGTCCGCGCCGTCCGGGCTCGTCCCGGCAGGTGGTGGCGCTCGGAGTCGAGACCGACGCGGCCGACGTCGAGGTGCGGGTGCGCGTGACCTGGGAGCGGGCCGGGCCGGTGCGCCTCGCCAGCAGTGGTGCGTTGGTGTTCCCGACCTTGCCGCGGCTGCCCGGCGTGTACCGGGTCAGCCTGGCGGACGCCTCCGGCCAGGAGACGTCGTCGGTCTATGTGGGCGAGACCGAAGACCTCGACCGGCGGTTTCACCACGGGTACCGCCGTCCCGGTGCGGACCAGCAGACCAACCAGCGGCTTCACGACGAGATGCGAGCCCACCTCGCGAAAGGTGGCGCGGTCACGGTCGCCGTGGCCACCAGCGCGACGATCGACGTCAAGGGCGCGTCCGGTCCGTTGTCGCTGACCCGCAAGACGGCACGGGTCCTCGCCGAGCACGCCGCGTTGGCCTCGATCTACCTCGACGGGAACGCCGTGGTGATCAACCGTGACAAGGACACCGGCTGA
- a CDS encoding helix-turn-helix domain-containing protein, whose product MTDTTSRPLFYTVREAAKVLRVDAATLYRAIREDAFPAVKIRTRYIVPTKAIEAMASGATETGAVLDVARMVEERRAERELAQRWR is encoded by the coding sequence ATGACCGACACGACGAGCAGGCCGCTGTTCTACACGGTGCGAGAGGCGGCGAAGGTGTTACGGGTGGACGCAGCCACGCTCTACCGCGCGATCCGTGAGGACGCGTTTCCCGCGGTGAAGATCCGCACCCGGTACATCGTCCCGACCAAGGCGATCGAGGCGATGGCCTCCGGGGCGACAGAGACCGGCGCGGTGCTCGACGTGGCCCGGATGGTGGAGGAGCGGCGGGCGGAGCGGGAGCTGGCACAACGCTGGCGGTGA